Part of the Ruegeria sp. THAF33 genome, TCCAAAATCGACGCGTCGTCAACATCAACTCCTACATAATATGCCACTGTTCTGTATTGCATTCCCGACCTCCGTCCGGAATTTCAATTCGCCCAAGAGCCGTGCGCACGGCTTAAACCAACGAAGAGACAATATTGTTGGTCGTTCTTCTTACTTCGGCAACATAAAGAACTCTTCCAGCACAATCTTGCCTTCTGCCACCGAATACACTGCGGTCCCGCGCAGCGTAATACGGTCACCCGTAGTCTTCTCAAGCGCTTCAGCCCTGCATTACCATTGACTGTACCATTCCTTGCTCGTTCAAATCTTGACAAGGATCAATAAGCGTATCGATGGATACTGTGCAGCCGGTGCGAACCAGTCTCGGCTAGGCTCGTAGACTTGCCTTTTAGGCCGCACCAAGTTCGCTGCACTCGGCGAGAGTGACAGTGCATATTAGCCAGAAGGCATCTCTGCTGGCTAGCGATCTTTCCTGGTTGAAGTGATTGGAGGCGTAGGAATGAACGACGGCGAGCTTCTACTAACTTCGCGTCCGCCTTAACCGCTGGTTCGTATGTCGCGAATTGCTGTTTTGTCCGCAACTTACCTGTTGCGCCGTGATCTTGCGAACGGCTTCGGTTGCGCAATCCGGCCTTTCGTCCATGACGCGGCGAACCGACCTGATGAGCCCGTAGCAGACGCACTGAAAAACCAGCGATCATATGGCCCGGCTTCTTCGCCAGACACGCACGTTGGTCTTGCCAGTTACTATTTTTCGGGCGTCTGCACCATGAACAGGAACTCTTCTACCGCGGCTTGGGACTCGGGCCTGAGATTGTCGATACCCTCATATGGCATGCCCAGTGCAGGCCCTTCATCCGGATACTTTGCCTTACGTTTCAGATGCCGCTGGATCATGCGCACGAACTTCGCACCACCCCACGCACCGATTTCAGTGGAGACAGGGTACTTCTCTTGCGGATCGCGGAACAGATCGTAAAAGTCCGCCAGGATTGCGTTGTCGATGTTCCCACCAGGTATGGCCAGCTTGTATTGCTCTTTCACTACGGCTTCGAGCTTATCGATGTTGTAGAGAAACACATAGTCGCGCCGACCGTGGCTGTCGCCGTTGAGCAGCATCGAAGTCTGATCGACGCCGTCAATGACCCGGTCTCGCGGAATACCATCCGTCGCACCACCAATCCGCGCGAGCGTGGTGAAGAAGTCGCTGACGTGGAAGATGTCATTGGCAATGGTATCTTCTTCAATCATGCCGGGCCACCTAATGAAGGCATCAACCCGCACACCGCCTTCCGTAGTCGACCCTTTGCCACCACGGAAAATCATTGGCGTGTAGCCGGACTGCGGCGAATACTTGGTAAAGTGGCCATTGTCACCCATGACAATCACTATGGTTTCCTCGGCGATGCCCAGAGCGTCCATCTCGGCCATCATCTCGCCGATCCACTGATCCACCAGCTTCATTTTTTCAACGTATGTGCCGCCGTTTGGCGTGGTGTACTCGTCATAGGCCGTTCGCGGCCCTGTCAGCGGATAAAGCGGCCAGTAGTTGAGGAAGAACGGCTCATCTTTTGCTGCGAGTTCGCGCAGCCGTTCCATCGCCTGATCCTGGTAGCGCTGGTTCATCGCCGCGTATTTCGCTTCCGTCCAGCGCTCGCCCGGCGCCATGTCAACTTCCATCACGGTCTGATCGCGCTCGCCTTCGACACCGACAACCATCGAGGAGGCGTCGGTGCGTAGCCAGCCATCTATCGTGTATCGGCGATCGTAGTTGTTATCTCCAATGCCGATGGACACTTCCTCATCCGCAGCATCATCGTGGAAAATCGTCAACTGGCCTTGCTGGTGGATCGGGAAAGCCGCGTAGTCAAAGCCCTGCCAGTTTGGCCAAGCCTCCTTGATGTCGCCCATATGCCATTTTCCAATGTGCACGGTGTTGTAGCCAACGTCCGAGAGCACTTCTGCCAGCGTCACTTCTTTTCCGGCCAGTCCAAAACCCGAAATGTCGACCGAGGTGTTGCCCATCCCATTGCGAAAGGGGTGGCGACCGGTCATGAAAGCCACGCGCGTCGGTGTGCACGAGGGTTCTGTATACATCCTCGCAAGCCGCATACCTTCATCGGCAATCTCGTTGATGGCCGGCGTTGCGTACCCGCGCACAGCGTTCAGCGTCGGGCTGCCGAGGTCTCCAAAACCGATATCGTCGATCAAGATGTAAACAATATTGGGTGGCTTACCTTCATTTGCCTCTTGAAATGCGGCTAAAGCTACGTCAATCGACTGATCTTCTTGCACCCATTTATCGCCATTTTGAGCTTCGAGGATGTAGTACTCAGCGTCCCGAACAATCGGGCTTTCTTGGCCTGCCGCTAGTCCCGGCAAACAGGCGGAAAACACCAAGCCCCCCGCAAATCGACACGCTGTTTTCATCATTTAGCTAACCCCTCTTTGCTATCGCTTTGAAACGGTATGGGAATTGAACTTGTGGATCAACACTGATCCCGTCGTGGTAGCGAGCTTGGTAAGCATAGCAAAATCATGAAGGGCTTCGTCTCAACAGTAAGACCGGAATTGGCTTTAACTGTATCGCTTTATGGTCCATCGGCATCGACCAGTCAGTCTTGTTTAGCGAGGAATAATTCAAGGGTGGGTTTCTCCGCTCAGACTTCTTTCGATAACGAAGATCGTGCCGCTGTGTCGCGAATAATTGCTCACAACCCACTGCGAGCAAGTCTATATGGCAATATGGTCTGAATCGTTTGAGCAAGCCGAATATTGACAGATTCAGGCCTCTGGCGTTTCGATCGAGGCTGCACCATTGGTGCGATTAACATCTGTGTGGGGAAAGAACTCTGCCCATACGTGCCAGAAGAGACCGGGCTTCACATCTGCCGAACGTACGAGTTGCTTGCCGTCGCCGGTGATCCCAAAAAAGTCGACGCTCTGAACTGGTGCCCCGGTGCTATTTACCCAGACGTTCAAGCTTTCATAAGTCGGGCTCCAAGCCACGACCACCGGCCGCCCGCCCACCTCGGCATTCACCACATTGCCCTGCGAGACGACGAAATCATCGGTCCAACAGGTAGCATCCGACCCGATGTTAACGCCCCAGACATACGTCTTAGTAGGCAAGCGCGGATCAATTGGCCGCTCCAAGTTTTGCATGATTGGTTTGGCCTCGGTGTGATGCTTCTGAATCGTCGCGGTAAAGGCCAGTTCCATGGCGCTGTCCAACAGGAACAAAAACGGGTTTGAAGGTAACTTGTTCAAGAAAACCGCACCTTCAGGATAGGCCTTTTGAAACCCACGAAAAGTCATACGGAAGGTCGGCCACGCGCGCATCGCCAGTTCCGGACGCAATGGGCAGACGAGTCCCTCGACGCTGGTATCTTGGTCCTTGGCGCGGAAGCCGTAAATCTGCTGCAATGGCTCGCCCGTGTTATTGTCGCGTAGGACAAGGTTGTTGCCATGCTGGGCAAGCACCTCCAGATCGAGCTCTTTGTCTTCTACCACCGGAACGTAGCCAAGACCCAGATTGGCTATTGCACAGAACGTCATGACTACTGGTTCACCGTCCAGACCGTCATGAGTACCAGCCAGATGCGGGCGCATGATTTGCGGTTGGGGATGCGCACGGGCGACGCCATTGTTTTCCAGAACAATGACCTGAGTTGTCGGGCTGACAAACTCCTGTGCCTCTTCGATACTGTAATATTTTGCATTATCTTTCTGGTTGCGCAGGCCCACATGGACATACACCCAAGTAAAGGCAACAAGACCAAGGCTTAGAGCGGTCCCCGCCCAAAACACCCAGGCAACGCCGCCGCCAAACGCGAAGTGCGTGACAGCGGAGAGGGCCCATGCCGCAATACCAATTCCGACGAATTGATATTCATTGCGAATAAACCGGTCCACGTTGGCGCGCTTCGTTTTAATAAAAAGCTGCGGTATGTCACCGAGATCGCGGAAATAAAGCAATGCAACAATAACCGAAGCGAAAGTTGCCAAGTAAAATATCGCGTCCGCCACAATAGGTACTCCCTGCTCTGAACCCGCTCGAGCCAGTATGTGTTCAAAAGTATCTAACCTAATAAGTAAACAAAACGAAACGCTGCTTCGAGTTTAAACAAGCCATCACTCATTTTCGAGAAAAGTCACCTGCGGCGCGAAACAATGAAACGTAGTTTCAGCCGCAGATTTCTGGGCAAGTAAGAGTCTGCTTTGTCCGCGACCCGTAAATTCGACACTTGAACCATGCTGCGGACCCCACCAATGACCGGTTCTCTCGCCGCGCGACAGCACGGCAGTTTTCGCTCCTGCCGCATTTTTCACGCTGCGAGCGCGCGCAGCACAAAATCACAATGACTAGGTAGGGCTCGATGCAGTCGTTCTCTGCTGTTTGCATAATTGGCTGGTCGCAGCCCGCAGCGGACGTTTACAAGGAAACTTTGCTGTTTCGTAGAGCGCAACAAATCCGTCGTTTGTCGAATCTCTTGAGACGAAATCGCAAATGCGTGTTAGCTCCAGACTATGGCAAATACATCTGCTAAAGATCGACCGTCCATCCCCCACGCAGTTGCGGTAATAGGCGTCCTTATTGCTTCGATCTGTTTCGGATTGGTTCCCTACTTCAGCCGCAGTCTAACCGAGCAGGGTGTAGCACCCTATGCTGTGGCATTCTATCGCTACATTGTTGCAGCGCTTCTTCTGCTTCCCGTCCTCATCCGGCACCGACATGAATGGCGAGAGATCACTTGGGGTCTGTCAGCCGGAGCGGTGATGGGACTTGGTTGGATCGGATATGTAACGGCGCTGGAGAAGTTGCCTGCGTCGACAGTCGGCGTGCTTTACATGACCTATCCGGTGTTCACACTGGTCATTGCCTGGGCTGTGTTCGCCGATGCACCGACGCGGCGCGCCTTGTCAGCTGCTGGTTTGATTGTGGTCGCCGCTGTCATTGCTGGCTCGCCCGCGTCAGTTCCTGTGGCGCATCTACCAACGCTGCTGATATCACTTGCCGCTCCTTTCGGGTTTGGTTTCGGAATTTGCGTCCTGGTGCACAGGTTATCCCGGATTGCGCCCTTGGCCCGCATCGCATCAGTTTCTCTGGGGTCTGCATTGGGCCTCGCGCCGCTCATTCTCGGTGCAGAGGTTGGAGAGCTTCTCCCAAGGGATCAATCCGATTGGCTTCTCATTGTGGGTATCGGACTTGTAACCGCTCTGGTGCCCCAGCTTATCTACACAATCTGCTCGCCGGTCATTGGGGCTTCCCAAACTGCGGTCGTCGGAAGCATCGAATTACCCACAATGTTTGCCGTGGGATTTCTGGCCTTTGACGAGGCCATCTCATTACCTCAGGCCTGGGCTTGTGCGCTAATTCTGAGTGCAATTGCGATCACAAGAAGCCGAAGAACGCGCACCGTATCTACCGTGCTCACAAGATCACCGAAGCGGTAGTGTTGCACTCGCAATAGTCCTACTTTGCGGCGCCGATCAGGCCCCGACATAATGTGGGCGATGAGGTGGTGCGCACCCATTTCGGCACGTCTTGTTCTTGGTTCAGGTGATGCTAGGTCGTGTTGACAAAAGGGATTCCCAGCGCCCGCTGATCGTGATTCAAGCCGGTATCTGCGATGGAGGCCAGCTTGGCAAGAAACCTAATGTCGGACGAGGAGTGGGCGTTCTTTGAACGGTTCATTCTTTCGATCCGTGCCCCGAACGGGCGCAAACCGATCAACCACCGCCTTGTTCTTGATGGCGTTTTCTGGATTGCACGTACAGGTGCCCCATGGCGAGACTTGCCTGAGGAGTTTGGGAAGTGGTCGAGTGTCTACCGACAGTTCCGTCGCTGGACCCTCGCGGGGCTCTGGGAACAGATTTTGGAAACCTTGACCGAAAGCAGGATCGTTCCTGATGCCCTTCAAATGGTCGACAGCACCGTGGTTCGTGCCCATCATCAGGCAGCGGGCGCAAAAGGGGGACTCCGCGACAGGGTTTTGGCCGCTCAAAAGGCGGCTTCACGACCAAGATCCACCTCCGGGTAAATGCCGCCGGGCTGCCGATGAGAACTGACATCACGCCTGGCCAGACATCGGACTATCTTGGATTTGATCGGGTCATGGACGACAACCTGCCCGAGCCAGTCGTGCTGCTAGCCGACAAAGGTTACGACGCCGACCGCATTCGCACCGACCTGCACAACCGCTGCATTCGACCGGTGATCCCAATGCGAAAGTCCCGAAAGAAGCGCGTTGGTTTGGATTGGCATCTCTACCGGCTGAGAAACCTGGTCGAGAGATGCTTCAACAAGCTGAAGAATGCTCGGCGCGTGGCAA contains:
- a CDS encoding DMT family transporter, encoding MANTSAKDRPSIPHAVAVIGVLIASICFGLVPYFSRSLTEQGVAPYAVAFYRYIVAALLLLPVLIRHRHEWREITWGLSAGAVMGLGWIGYVTALEKLPASTVGVLYMTYPVFTLVIAWAVFADAPTRRALSAAGLIVVAAVIAGSPASVPVAHLPTLLISLAAPFGFGFGICVLVHRLSRIAPLARIASVSLGSALGLAPLILGAEVGELLPRDQSDWLLIVGIGLVTALVPQLIYTICSPVIGASQTAVVGSIELPTMFAVGFLAFDEAISLPQAWACALILSAIAITRSRRTRTVSTVLTRSPKR
- a CDS encoding sulfatase-like hydrolase/transferase, which codes for MMKTACRFAGGLVFSACLPGLAAGQESPIVRDAEYYILEAQNGDKWVQEDQSIDVALAAFQEANEGKPPNIVYILIDDIGFGDLGSPTLNAVRGYATPAINEIADEGMRLARMYTEPSCTPTRVAFMTGRHPFRNGMGNTSVDISGFGLAGKEVTLAEVLSDVGYNTVHIGKWHMGDIKEAWPNWQGFDYAAFPIHQQGQLTIFHDDAADEEVSIGIGDNNYDRRYTIDGWLRTDASSMVVGVEGERDQTVMEVDMAPGERWTEAKYAAMNQRYQDQAMERLRELAAKDEPFFLNYWPLYPLTGPRTAYDEYTTPNGGTYVEKMKLVDQWIGEMMAEMDALGIAEETIVIVMGDNGHFTKYSPQSGYTPMIFRGGKGSTTEGGVRVDAFIRWPGMIEEDTIANDIFHVSDFFTTLARIGGATDGIPRDRVIDGVDQTSMLLNGDSHGRRDYVFLYNIDKLEAVVKEQYKLAIPGGNIDNAILADFYDLFRDPQEKYPVSTEIGAWGGAKFVRMIQRHLKRKAKYPDEGPALGMPYEGIDNLRPESQAAVEEFLFMVQTPEK
- a CDS encoding DUF3179 domain-containing (seleno)protein — encoded protein: MADAIFYLATFASVIVALLYFRDLGDIPQLFIKTKRANVDRFIRNEYQFVGIGIAAWALSAVTHFAFGGGVAWVFWAGTALSLGLVAFTWVYVHVGLRNQKDNAKYYSIEEAQEFVSPTTQVIVLENNGVARAHPQPQIMRPHLAGTHDGLDGEPVVMTFCAIANLGLGYVPVVEDKELDLEVLAQHGNNLVLRDNNTGEPLQQIYGFRAKDQDTSVEGLVCPLRPELAMRAWPTFRMTFRGFQKAYPEGAVFLNKLPSNPFLFLLDSAMELAFTATIQKHHTEAKPIMQNLERPIDPRLPTKTYVWGVNIGSDATCWTDDFVVSQGNVVNAEVGGRPVVVAWSPTYESLNVWVNSTGAPVQSVDFFGITGDGKQLVRSADVKPGLFWHVWAEFFPHTDVNRTNGAASIETPEA